The genomic stretch CCTCAGGCCCGGGCCAGAGGCATCGCCACATATCGGAGGCGACGGCCCCGTTTGCGCGCGAGACGCCGTTATGGTGTTCCGAAGCGCGCAGGGCGAACGCGGTCATGTTGAACCCCGAGACGGGGCTCTCCGGGTGGACGCCGAGCTGCAGGAACCTCGTCCGGTCGATGCCGAGCGCCGTGTAGTAGGGCGCGAAGTAGCGGTCGATGAGATCGACGGAGAAGACGTCGTGGCCTGCAGGGACGGGCGTATGCGTGGTGAAGACGGAGGTCGCCCGCACCTCGCGGAGCGCCTCCTCAAACTCCATCCCCCGCTCGACCCGCTCCCGGATCCGTTCGAGCAGCGCGAATGCCGGGTGGCCTTCGTTCAGGTGCACCGCCGCGTACTCGATGCCGAGGGTGTGGAGCACCTTTCTCCCGCCGATGCCGAGGACGATCTCCTGCCGGAGCCGCTGCTCCCGGTCGCCGGCATACAGGCGGGACGATATGCCCCGATTCCCAGAATCGTTGCAGGGGATATCCGTATCCAGAAGGTAAAGCGGGATCCTGCCGACCTGCACCTTCCGGACGGCGACGTAGATGGGCGGGTCGATGTGGGGAACCCTGACCACCAGGTCTTCACCGTCGGCATCGAGCACGGGGACGACGGGCGCCGCATCGCGGTCGAAGGGTTCGGTGACGTCCTCCTGCCAGCCGTCGGAGTTGACCTGCTGGTGCAGGTAGCCCTGTGAGTAGAGGAACCCGACGGCGACCATCGGGAATCCGAGATCGCTTGCCTCCTTCAGGTGGTCTCCGGCGAGGAACCCGAGCCCCCCTGCGTAGATCGGAAGCGAGTGGTGGAGCCCGTACTCCGCCGAGAAGTAGGCGACGGGAAGCGGGGACCGTTCGCCGTACTCCTCGGAGAACCAGGTCCCGGCAGCGCTCATGTACTTCCTGAACCGGCGCATGACGATCTCGTAGCGGTGGCAGTAGGCGGGGTCCGCCGCCGCCCGGTTCAGGAACTCGACCGGGATCTCGCGCAGCATCCTGACCGGGTTGTGGACGCTTGCTTTCCACGCCTGGTTGTTCAGTTGCTTGAAGAGTGTCCGGGCTTCCGCGTTCCAGCTCCACCAGAGGTTGTATGCGAGGTCGACGAGTCCGGAGAGCCGCTCCGGGACGTGATCGAACTGATCGTGTATGGAGTATTCCATGAATTCTGTCCCCTTTTGGTTGGTGTACTGTCCCTGTTTATTATTATATATGTTTTCATATTTTCTCAAAATGCTGAGAAAATAAAAAATAAGTGCTAATATGGTGCTTGTTGAGAGGCGTCAGGATCTGAGCGGCGGTCCCGGTGAATGGTGCGCCGGGCGTCTGCGGGATGAATGAAGGGGCCGGGGGTGCAAGGGGTTGCTCGGCCACTTCCTGGTGTGATTCTCCCACGGGGCGGTACGGTGACGATGTAGGGCGGGTTTTAACTCCTCTGTTGGTTGCTTCGCTCTTACCTGTTGCATATGGTGTGCACGGATTTCCACTGGATATCGCCACGTGGGGGAAGGGCTGACGGGGAGTGCGATGTTCCGCAGGAACGGAGCTCGAGCACCGTCAGGTGGGGAGGGGGAGCATCCCCCCTCCCCTGTCTCTACCTCATAAAACTAAACTGTGACCCCCACCCCGCCCGGCCTCCTCACTCACACCTGACGGTGCTTTAACTCCTGTCGTTCCGGCAGTCGTTCCCCGCCCCAAGGGGGCGGGGGCAGTGCGTGGCGATAAGCGATGGTTCGTTACGCGACTGGCCAGAGGCCGGGAGCATGAGCACCGTGAGGTGTGCAGCCCCGCAATCCAGCGTCTCAGGCTCTGTCATCGTTTCCTTCTGGTGCATCTGGCGGCGCTCGAAATTTATTTTTCGAACCCCAACGCCCCTCCTTCACCCCCTCCCGTAGATCCCCGTCACCTCGGCAAGCTCCCGCATGCTCTCTTCCCCTATCTGATCCGGCCGGAGCCGCCACTCCCAGTTCGCCTCCGTCGTGCCCGGCCGGTTCATCCGTGCCTCCTCCCCGAGGCCGAGGATGTCCTGCATCGGGACGATGACGGTATCGGCAGGGGAGAGCATCGCGAGACGGATGAGGATCCGGTGCACCTGATCGCCGCTCACCGATCCGCCGATGTAGCGGAAGAGGAGGTTCTTCTGCTCCTCGGAGGTCTCGTGCTCGAACCATCCCCGGACGGTGTTGTTGTCGTGCGTCCCTGTATAGGCAACATAGCCCTTTGCGAAGTTGTGCGGCGCGTGCGGGTTCTGCGCGACGTCGCCGGAGAAGCCGAAGATCAGGATCTTCATCCCCGGGAACCCGAAGTAGGCCATCATCTCGTGGACGTCGGGGGTGATGTAGCCGAGGTCTTCGGCGATGATAGGGAGGCACGGCCTGCTCCGGGCAAGCAGGGTGAAGAGATCCCGGCCGGGTGCATCGACCCAGCGCCCGTTCCGGGCGGTCTCATCGCCGGCAGGCACCTCCCAGTACTGCACGAACCCCCGGAAGTGGTCGAGGCGCAGCCGGTCGACGAGGGCGAGGGTGCGGTCGATCCGGCTCTCCCACCACGCGAATCCCTGCTCCCGGTGCGCGTCCCAGTTGTAGACCGGGTTTCCCCAGAGTTGCCCGGTCTCGCTGAATGCATCCGGGGGCACGCCCGATACAGCGGTTGGCTTCTTCTGCTCGTCAAGTTTGAAGAGCCCCGGGTTCGCCCAGAGATCGACGCTGTCGTAGGTGACGTATATGGGGACATCCCCGATGATCTGGAGGTGGCGTGCGCGGCAATGGACTTTCAGCGCCTGCCACTGCCGGTCGAAGACGTACTGGAGGAACTTCTCCCGCAAGATCCGGTCGGCAAGTTCGGTGCCGCGTTTTCGGAGCGCTTCCTCGCGTCGGTCCCGAATTCCGGTCGGCCAGTCGCTCCACGCCTTTCCCGGGAACTCACCCTTGAGGGCAACGAAGATGGCGTAGTCGTTGAGCCATGACGTGTTTCCGGCCGCAAAATCCTCGTAGCGAAAATCGCAGCCTTGCTGCTTGAACCGCTCGAATGCCTTATCATAGAGACCGTTCTTGTAGTCGAGAACCGCACGGTAGTCGACCCGGTCTTCGGGAAAGCCGGGCGGGTCTGCTATATCCTCCGGGGCGAGGAGACCGTCCGCGACCATCTGCTCGGGGCTGATGAGCCAGGTGTTCCCGGCGAACGCCGAGGTGCCCTGGTAGGGCGAGTTGGCGAACTCCGGGCACGTCGGGTTGAGCGGGAGGATCTGCCAGTAGCGCTGCCCTGCCCCGGCGAGCAGATCCACGAACCGGTACGCCGCGGGCCCGAGATCACCGATCCCATATACCGACGGCAGCGACGTTATATGCAGGAGAACCCCGCTGCCCCGCCTGTTCATACCCGATCCGCCCTCACGTCACCCGCACGCCGAGGCATGCCGCCGCTCTCCTGAAGGCCTCCGCCCATCGTCCTGCACCCCCGTCACCCCCGCCGGCGCGCTCCCGCATCTCCGCATAGTGCCCGCGCATCCCGACGCAGATCTTCTGGCTCTCCCATAGACTGAGGGATAATGGAAATACCTTTGCACACCCGGCGATACGGGAGATCGCTTCGAGCGGGGCCGGATCATCCGGCCGGGCCGCCGCTTCCCGGAGAGCACGCGCGATCCGCCTGCTCGCCGCCGCCCCGAGGGCCGCGAGATCGGGCTCGGTGATAGCCTCCCGCACCTCCTCCACGAGCGCGAAGAATCGCCCGAGGTCGAGGCATCCCTCTCCGATCATCGCGAGCAGCCGCTCGATGCGGGCATGCGCCAGAAGACGGGCGGCGGCTCCCGGTATGGGGATCCCGAGGTCGTCGAGCACCCCGATCGTCGCCGCCGAATCACGATAGACCCGAGAGACCGCTTCTCCGATACCGGGCGCGATCTCGCGGGCGATCGTCCACCGCTCCTCTTCGGAGAGGTCGGGCGCGGTGTAGGCCCGGGAGAAGGTTCTGGATATCGTTCCAGCCGGATCGGTGCTCTCCCACGCCGTCCTGAGCGCCTCATCGCCCCCGGGTTCGCGCACGCCGATGACAACCCGGTCGAGCCCGCCGAAGAACGCGGCCGCATCGAAGAACGCCTCTTCCCCCGTCGCCCGTGACCGCACCCGGACGGTCCCGAGGATACGACGATCTCCGGCGGCCGGGCGGTACGGCCAGTCTCCATGAACGGCGTACATCCCCGACGCAGCCGCAGGGTGCTCGAGGCCGAAGAGCGCGTAGAGAGCGGCCCCGACTGCGATCCGGGGAAGATCGACCGCTGCCGGCCGGACAAGGGCATCGTAGACCTCCGCGCTGGTCGCGTACCCTGGATCGTTCACCGGAGCACGGCGGAGGATCTCGACGAACGCAGCCTCGATGTCGAAGTCGAGAACCTGCCGGGCAAGATCCATCGCCCGTTTCGCGTGCCGCATCACCTGGACGCTCCCCGGCTCTGTGATGTCGTCGAAGAACCAGCCGCAACTTGTCTGCATCAGCATCGCCTGCCGCTCAATTTCAAGGAGGAAGAGCACCCGCCGCCGGTCATCGGGAGAGAGGCCGCCGGGCGCGTGCCGGGAGAAGAACGCCGCCACGCTCTCATCCGACCACCGGTCGAGGACGAGATCGACGGCATCGCCGCGGACACCGGCCGCGAGCGCCTCCTCCGTCCGGGGAGCAAGAGCGTCCCTGACCATGGCGATCGCCTCCCGGAGCGGGCACCGCCACGCCTGCGACCAACCGGGATGCGTCCCGCTATGGCACCCGCACGCCCCCTGCCACCGCTCGACACCGTGGGCGCAGCTCCACGACGTCCCCTCGCGGATGAGCGCCTCGTGCGTGGGCGGGTGGGCCTCGAGGTACTCGCCGTAGACCGTGAGGCGGACGTCGCGGTGCGCCTCGATGACACGAAGGCAGCGGGCGAGCGCCATCTCCCCGAACGTGCGGTGATGGCCGTAGGTCTCGGCATCGGTTGCGATATGCACGAGTTCAGGGCGGTCCTGTTCCCGGGAGAACGCGCCCAGCAATCTCCCGGCAAACCGTCCCCCGTCGGAGAGCAGGTCGCCGAACGCGACGTCCCGAGCGATTGCCCCGTTGTAGAAGAAGATCGCGATGCTCTGCCCGGAGGGGAGGCGGCAGAGATAGGGCATCCTCGTCTCGACCCCTCCGCCGGAGACGTCCGTCCAGCCTTCTTCCCCGATCGCCCGCACACCTGCGGCCTGGTGGGGGGCGAGAATGGTGAACCGGATCCCTGCTGCCGCCAGCAGATCCAGGGACTCGATATCGACCGCAGTCTCCGGAAGCCACATCCCTTCGGGCTTCCGGCCGAACCGTGCCGTGAAATCGCGCACACCCCAGGCGACCTGGATCTGTTTATCCCGCCGGGTCGCAAGCGGCATGATGGCGTGGTTGTAGCAGCAGGCGATCGCGGACCCGTGGCCGCCGTAGCGTTCCCGGCTCTCGCGGTCGGCGACGAGGATCGCACCGTAGACCTCCGGGTGGTGCCGCTCGAGCCAGGCAAAAAGCGTCGGTGCGGCCGTGAAACTGATCCGTGCGTAGTTGTTCACGAGTTCCTCGATCAACCCGTCGGCGTCGAGGATGCGTGCGGCGGTGTTCGGGGCGTAGCACTCTGCGGTCACCCGCTCGTTCCAGTCGTGGTACGGCGCGGCGGAACGCTGCACTTCGACCTCTCCGAGCCAGGGGTTCTCACGCGCGGGCTGGTAGCAGTGACCGTGGATGCAGACGGCACGCATCAATCGTCACGCCCCCTCGGGAAGGAAGACGACCGCCCCGAGCGGGGGCAGGGTGAGCGAAAGCGAGCACGGCCGGCCGTGTGCCGGAACCCGCTCCGCCTCCACCCCGCCGAGATTCCCGACGCCGCTCCCACCGTACTCGATCGCATCGCTGTTGAGCACCTCCTTCCAGAGCCCGCCGAACGGGACGCCGACCCGGTAGCCATAGCGCGGCACCGGCGTGAAGTTGCAGACGACCAGGGCGACGTCGTCGGCCGACCGCCCCCGTCGCAGGTAGCTGACGACGCTCTTCTCGATGTCCGAGAAGTCGACCCACTCGAACCCCGCCGGATCGGCGTCCCGCTCGTGGAGGGCGGGCTCCCGCCGGTAGAGGCGGTTCAGGTCAGTGACCCACCGGAGGATCCCCTGGTGCGGCGCGTACTCCAGAAGGTGCCACTCAAGCCCGGTCTCGTGGCCCCACTCCGACCACTGCCCGAACTCCCCGCCCATGAAGAGGAGTTTCTTGCCCGGGTGCGTGAACATATACCCATACAGGAGACGGAGATTTGCCCGTTTCCGCCACTCGTCGCCGGGCATCTTCCCGATCAGCGAACTTTTTTCGTGAACGACCTCGTCGTGCGAGAGAGGGAGGACGTAGCGCTCGGAGAACGCATACCATATGCTGAACGTCAGGAGATCGGGGCGGTACTTCCGAAAGACCGGATCGAGCGTGAAGTAGTCCAGGGTATCGTGCATCCAGCCCATGTTCCACTTCAGGTCGAACCCGAGCCCCCCGGTCGCGGTCGGGGCGGTCACCCCCGGCCAGGCGGTTGCCTCCTCGGCGATGACAAGAACGTCCGGGAAGTTCGCGTGGATGGTGTCGTTCACCTTCCGCAGAAACGTCATCGCCTCGAGGTTCTCCCGCCCGCCGTAGACGTTCGGCGTCCACTCCCCGGCGCTCCGGGCGTAGTCGAGGTAGAGCATCGAGGAGACCGCATCGACCCGGAGACCATCCGCGTGGTAGCGTTCGAGCCAGAAGACGGCGCTGCTGATGAGAACCGACCTGACCTCGTTCCTCGCGAGATTGAAGACGTAACTCTTCCATTCCGGATGGTAGCGCCGGCCGGGGAGGGCGTGCTCGTAGAGGTAGGTGCCGTCGAAGTAGGAGAGGCCGTAGCCGTCGGAGGGGAAATGGGACGGCACCCAGTCGAGGATCACCCCGATCCCGCGCAGGTGAAGGTGCTCGACGAGGTGCATGAACTCCTGCGGGGTGCCGTACCTGCTCGTGGGGGCGAAGTAGCCGAGCGTCTGGTAGCCCCAGGAGGCGTAGAGCGGGTGCTCCATAACCGGGAGGAACTCGACGTGCGTGAACCCCGCCTCGAGCAGGTAGTCGGCAAGTTCGGTTGCAACCTTCTGGTAATTCGTGCATCGCCCCTCCTGCATCCGCCACGAACCGAGATGAACCTCATAGACGGATACCGGGGCGTCCGGGGTGTTCACCTCTTCCCGGCAGCGCATCCACGCCCGGTCACGCCAGGCGTAGGAGAGATCCCAGACGACGGACGCGGTCTTCGGCGGAACCTCCCAGAAGCGGGCGAACGGATCCCCCTTCTCCACGCGGTAATCGCGGTACCTGCTCCGGATGTGATACTTGTAGAGCGTCCCGTGGCCGAGTTCCGGGACAAACCCCTCCCAGATGCCGGAACCGTCGCTCCGCGCTGTCAGCGGGTCTTTGCCCGCCTTCCACCCGTTGAAGTCCCCGATGACCGAGACCTCCGCGGCGTTCGGCGCCCAGACGGAGAAGAACGTCCCCTGCACGCCGTCGGCGACGGCGAGATGCGCCCCCAGCTTCTCGTAGAGGCGTGAGTGGTTCCCCTGCCGGAAGAGGTAGACGTCATAGTCGGTGATGAGGCTCCCGGTCTTCGTGATCTCGGGCAACGCCTGCTGCACGCTCTCACCCGTCCCGGAGGTCTTCATCGCGGCCCGCCCGGGGGATGTCCCGGTAGACGCCGAGCACCCGTTCCGTGACGACGCTCCACCTGAACTTATCCATCACCTTCCTCTGGCCGGCTTTCCCGAGCCTCTGCATGTAGGCCGGGTCGTCGATGAGGTGGCAGACCCCCCAGGCGATCGAGTCCGGCCGGACGGGCACCTTGATCCCGTTCCTGAAGTTATCGATGTTCTCGGCGAGCCCCCCGACCTCCGTCGCGACGACGCAACGCTCCGCGCTCCAGGCCTCCGTGAGGACGAGCCCGAACGGCTCGTTCCTGCTCGGGATGGCGACGAGATCGCAGGCGTTCAGGAGCCGGACATGATCCGTATCGGAGACGTAGCCGAGGAACTGCACGGGAAGACCGTTCGCCATCCCCTCCAGGTAGCCGCGCATATCGCCGGTGCCGGCGAAGAGGAACTGCACGTCCCAGCGTTTGGCGAGGATCTCGGGTATGGCCTGCATCAGGAGGTCGGGGCCCTTCTGGTAGGTGAGACGGCCGACGAAGAGGACGACGGGCGCGAGCGGGTGGATGCCGTAGTGTTTCTTCACCTCGCCCGGGTCGACCGGGGTGCGGTAGGCGTCGGGATCGATCCCGTTCGGGATGACGGCGATCTTCCACTCGGGGATGTTGTAGAGCCACATCACCTCGGTCTTCGTCGAGTTGGAGACGGTCGTGACCGACTTCGCGATGTAGCCCCCGTACCACTCCTTGCCCGATATCTCCTGGAACTCCCACCAGCCGCCGAAGTTCCCCCCGTGCCGGCCGTACTCGGTTGAATGGAAGGAGAGGACGGTGTTGCGGTCGCGGAGAACGTGCAGCGCCTCCACGACGTGCCAGTCGTGGAAGTGGAGGATGTCGAACGGCGGCGTGTCGTGAGCGCGGAACGCGTCCACGAGCATGTTGCTCATCGTCCTGCAGTACTCGATGACGTTGCCGCCGTACGGCAGGCAGTAGTGGTAGTGGACTCCGTTGACCGTCGCATCATTCCCTTCCCCCCGCGTGAAGAAGTGAACCTCGTGTCCTTTCAGGGCGAGGCGCTCGGCAAGGTGGGTCGCCGCCGGGGCAAGGCCGCCCACCTTGAAGGTGGAATGGAGCGACTCCCAGCAGAAGAAGGCTATTTTAAACGATTCCATAGTCTCTCAATCCTCTTTCGGATCGCCGACCGGAGTTCGGCACGGTCGGCGACGCCCGAGACCTTCTTCGCCAGGTTTTCGTCGCCGATGACGAGGTCGATCCAGCGGGTGAAGTCTTCGCGCTCCACGTGGTAGCGGATAACGTCGTCGGGAGCAAATTCGAGCATGTTCAGGAGTTCCTGCAGGCTGTGGGCGGCGTAGCCGGCCGGCCGTTCGTGCGACGAGAAGTAGAACGCCTTCTCCGGCGGGACGCACCGGAGCGAGAGGACGGCTTTGCGCGACCGTGCGCTGGCTGCCGACCGTTCCTCGAAGTCGGAGAGCACCCGCATGAAGGAGGCGAAGTGGTCGTGGGCCGCCTGGTGGCTGACGGCGTGGAGCGGCTTTCCGCACGAGGCCGAGCGCATGGCCATCCTTCGGATATGATCGGTATCGAGAAGAGATCGCCAGATGTTCCTGTCCGCGACGAGGTCGCGGGCCTCCTCGAGCGCCTGGTGAGCGGACTGCTGCAGGATGGTCATCTGCAGGTTCTTCGGTTCGGCTCTCTCCCCGATCTCCCCGTGCGCCGGGAATGTTGCGGCCACCGAGGGATGCACGCTCTCTATCCCCTCCCCGGTGAGGGCGGACGGGAGCGCCCGCAGGAACTCGAGGATGCCCGTCTCGGCCCCGATGGCATCCCCAAAGACGCGGTAGTCGAGGAAGAGCGTGACGCAGTCGCCCGGGGATACGGAGAGCCACTCCGCGTACCGGTCGGCCATGAGCGGCCATTTGTCCCATCCGCGCCAGGGAAACCGCACGGCGATATCGTCGGCGAGATCGCAGTGGGTGACGATGACGGGAAGATCGCGGTAGGTGTATGTGTAGTTCGGGTCTCTCTCAAGAGCGGGGCCCTCGCTCCCCTCGATGATCGCCGCCCGGATTCCGGCATCCTTGAGCACCTTCACGGTGGCGGGGGTGATGGGGTAGTCGGTATGAGCGAACGCGGTCGGCGCCACGGAGAAGAGTTCCTTCATCAGGTCGCGATGCATAAGGAGTTCGGCCTCGAACTCCGTGAGATCGGCGAACTGTCCGGCGACGCTGTGATGGTAGGTCTGGGCGAGGAGTTCGACGTTTAGATGGGTGGCCGCATGGGAGAGGAGGTCGAGCATCTCCGGGTACCACTCCTCAAGGTGCTCCACGACCGTCCCGGAGATGCTGAGGGCGCAGGCAAACCCGCCGTCCAGGAGGTCGAGGAGGATCTCCGTTGCCGGCCGAAAGGAACGGTCGATGACGTCTCCCAGGTCTTCCTTTATATTCGGACTAAAGTACCTGTCTTTCGCGTCTCTCGTTCTCTTTACCGTATCTGGCCGAAATCCGGGATTGAGGTAACAGGGATAGTGGATATCGAATCCCAGACAGACCTTTGGTGAATTTGAGCCCTCGCCTGTCATCGGGGGTAGATGTCCGTTTCCGTATATAAATGTCGTCAGTTCCGGGGCCACATCGATCCTCTCCGTCTCTCCAGGCTCTGATGCAACGGCGGCGTGCGGATGTTGCTCCGGCAGGAGATCGAGAGAGCCTCATCCCGTTATCTTCCGGATAACTCAAATGCAGGGACGATCCATCGCATAGTGAGGAACATCGTGAGCGGCGACGGATTTCTCGTGAGGACGATGGACCGGCGGGAGGTCGGGACCGCCGTCGACTGGGCGGGGCAGGAGGGGTGGAACCCGGGGGTTCACGACGCGGAGGCATTCTACGCCGCCGATCCCGGAGGGTTCTTCGTCGCAGAACTCGACGGGGAGCCGATAGGCTCGGTCTCGGTCGTCAACTACGGCGAGACGTTCGCCTTTGCCGGGCTGTACATCCTGAAGCCCGGGTACCGGAACCGGGGCTACGGGAGCAGGCTGTTTGCCGCAGGCATGGCCCATGCAGGTGACCGGAACGTCGGGGGCGACGGCGTCGTCGAGATGCAGGAGAAGTACCGCACGCGGTCCGGGTTCAGGTTTGCATACCGTAACATCAGGTTCGAGGGCACCGGCGGCGGCAGCGAACCCGAAGGCCCGGCCGATCTCGCGGAGGTGCCGTTCGAGCGGCTCAGCGCGTACGATGCCCGGCACTTCCCGGCGCCGCGCCCCGCGTTCCTGTCATCCTGGATCCGGCAGGAGGGGACGTCGGGCCGTGCCGTTCTCGCGGACGACGGCGGTATCAGGGGATACGGCGTCATCCGGAGGTGCCGGAGCGGCTACAAAATCGGGCCGCTCTTTGCGGAGACGCCGGAAATTGCGGAGGAGATCTTCCTTGCTCTCTCCGCGCAGGCACCGGGCGAGCCGGTCTACCTGGATACGCCGGAGCCGAACGCCGCCGCCGTGGCGCTCGCCCGCCGGCACGGGATGTCGCCCGTCTTCGAGACGGGGCGGATCTACACGAAGACGATCCCCGATCTCCCTATCCGTGAGATCTTCGGCGTGACGTCGTTCGAGCTCGGGTGACCGGGCCAAAAGATTCTAAAGCGCCCCCTCCCGATCACTCTTCAGGGAGTGTGGCTGCATGGACTACCTGGAGGAGTTTCCCGTTCTCGTCATCGACGACGAACTGCACTCGGATACCGCAGAAGGACGGGCATCGCGGGAGATCGTGAAAGAACTGAAAGACGAGGATTTTATCGTTATCGAAGCCCTGACCGCACGTGGCGGGCTTCACGCATTCCTCTCGCACCCTCACGCGAGCTGTATCGTCATCGACTGGGAACTCTCCCCCGAGACC from Methanoculleus chikugoensis encodes the following:
- the malQ gene encoding 4-alpha-glucanotransferase; the encoded protein is MNRRGSGVLLHITSLPSVYGIGDLGPAAYRFVDLLAGAGQRYWQILPLNPTCPEFANSPYQGTSAFAGNTWLISPEQMVADGLLAPEDIADPPGFPEDRVDYRAVLDYKNGLYDKAFERFKQQGCDFRYEDFAAGNTSWLNDYAIFVALKGEFPGKAWSDWPTGIRDRREEALRKRGTELADRILREKFLQYVFDRQWQALKVHCRARHLQIIGDVPIYVTYDSVDLWANPGLFKLDEQKKPTAVSGVPPDAFSETGQLWGNPVYNWDAHREQGFAWWESRIDRTLALVDRLRLDHFRGFVQYWEVPAGDETARNGRWVDAPGRDLFTLLARSRPCLPIIAEDLGYITPDVHEMMAYFGFPGMKILIFGFSGDVAQNPHAPHNFAKGYVAYTGTHDNNTVRGWFEHETSEEQKNLLFRYIGGSVSGDQVHRILIRLAMLSPADTVIVPMQDILGLGEEARMNRPGTTEANWEWRLRPDQIGEESMRELAEVTGIYGRG
- a CDS encoding glycoside hydrolase family 57 protein, producing the protein MTGEGSNSPKVCLGFDIHYPCYLNPGFRPDTVKRTRDAKDRYFSPNIKEDLGDVIDRSFRPATEILLDLLDGGFACALSISGTVVEHLEEWYPEMLDLLSHAATHLNVELLAQTYHHSVAGQFADLTEFEAELLMHRDLMKELFSVAPTAFAHTDYPITPATVKVLKDAGIRAAIIEGSEGPALERDPNYTYTYRDLPVIVTHCDLADDIAVRFPWRGWDKWPLMADRYAEWLSVSPGDCVTLFLDYRVFGDAIGAETGILEFLRALPSALTGEGIESVHPSVAATFPAHGEIGERAEPKNLQMTILQQSAHQALEEARDLVADRNIWRSLLDTDHIRRMAMRSASCGKPLHAVSHQAAHDHFASFMRVLSDFEERSAASARSRKAVLSLRCVPPEKAFYFSSHERPAGYAAHSLQELLNMLEFAPDDVIRYHVEREDFTRWIDLVIGDENLAKKVSGVADRAELRSAIRKRIERLWNRLK
- the glgB gene encoding 1,4-alpha-glucan branching protein GlgB — translated: MKTSGTGESVQQALPEITKTGSLITDYDVYLFRQGNHSRLYEKLGAHLAVADGVQGTFFSVWAPNAAEVSVIGDFNGWKAGKDPLTARSDGSGIWEGFVPELGHGTLYKYHIRSRYRDYRVEKGDPFARFWEVPPKTASVVWDLSYAWRDRAWMRCREEVNTPDAPVSVYEVHLGSWRMQEGRCTNYQKVATELADYLLEAGFTHVEFLPVMEHPLYASWGYQTLGYFAPTSRYGTPQEFMHLVEHLHLRGIGVILDWVPSHFPSDGYGLSYFDGTYLYEHALPGRRYHPEWKSYVFNLARNEVRSVLISSAVFWLERYHADGLRVDAVSSMLYLDYARSAGEWTPNVYGGRENLEAMTFLRKVNDTIHANFPDVLVIAEEATAWPGVTAPTATGGLGFDLKWNMGWMHDTLDYFTLDPVFRKYRPDLLTFSIWYAFSERYVLPLSHDEVVHEKSSLIGKMPGDEWRKRANLRLLYGYMFTHPGKKLLFMGGEFGQWSEWGHETGLEWHLLEYAPHQGILRWVTDLNRLYRREPALHERDADPAGFEWVDFSDIEKSVVSYLRRGRSADDVALVVCNFTPVPRYGYRVGVPFGGLWKEVLNSDAIEYGGSGVGNLGGVEAERVPAHGRPCSLSLTLPPLGAVVFLPEGA
- a CDS encoding GNAT family N-acetyltransferase, encoding MSGDGFLVRTMDRREVGTAVDWAGQEGWNPGVHDAEAFYAADPGGFFVAELDGEPIGSVSVVNYGETFAFAGLYILKPGYRNRGYGSRLFAAGMAHAGDRNVGGDGVVEMQEKYRTRSGFRFAYRNIRFEGTGGGSEPEGPADLAEVPFERLSAYDARHFPAPRPAFLSSWIRQEGTSGRAVLADDGGIRGYGVIRRCRSGYKIGPLFAETPEIAEEIFLALSAQAPGEPVYLDTPEPNAAAVALARRHGMSPVFETGRIYTKTIPDLPIREIFGVTSFELG
- a CDS encoding glycosyltransferase family 4 protein; translated protein: MESFKIAFFCWESLHSTFKVGGLAPAATHLAERLALKGHEVHFFTRGEGNDATVNGVHYHYCLPYGGNVIEYCRTMSNMLVDAFRAHDTPPFDILHFHDWHVVEALHVLRDRNTVLSFHSTEYGRHGGNFGGWWEFQEISGKEWYGGYIAKSVTTVSNSTKTEVMWLYNIPEWKIAVIPNGIDPDAYRTPVDPGEVKKHYGIHPLAPVVLFVGRLTYQKGPDLLMQAIPEILAKRWDVQFLFAGTGDMRGYLEGMANGLPVQFLGYVSDTDHVRLLNACDLVAIPSRNEPFGLVLTEAWSAERCVVATEVGGLAENIDNFRNGIKVPVRPDSIAWGVCHLIDDPAYMQRLGKAGQRKVMDKFRWSVVTERVLGVYRDIPRAGRDEDLRDG
- a CDS encoding DUF3536 domain-containing protein; this translates as MRAVCIHGHCYQPARENPWLGEVEVQRSAAPYHDWNERVTAECYAPNTAARILDADGLIEELVNNYARISFTAAPTLFAWLERHHPEVYGAILVADRESRERYGGHGSAIACCYNHAIMPLATRRDKQIQVAWGVRDFTARFGRKPEGMWLPETAVDIESLDLLAAAGIRFTILAPHQAAGVRAIGEEGWTDVSGGGVETRMPYLCRLPSGQSIAIFFYNGAIARDVAFGDLLSDGGRFAGRLLGAFSREQDRPELVHIATDAETYGHHRTFGEMALARCLRVIEAHRDVRLTVYGEYLEAHPPTHEALIREGTSWSCAHGVERWQGACGCHSGTHPGWSQAWRCPLREAIAMVRDALAPRTEEALAAGVRGDAVDLVLDRWSDESVAAFFSRHAPGGLSPDDRRRVLFLLEIERQAMLMQTSCGWFFDDITEPGSVQVMRHAKRAMDLARQVLDFDIEAAFVEILRRAPVNDPGYATSAEVYDALVRPAAVDLPRIAVGAALYALFGLEHPAAASGMYAVHGDWPYRPAAGDRRILGTVRVRSRATGEEAFFDAAAFFGGLDRVVIGVREPGGDEALRTAWESTDPAGTISRTFSRAYTAPDLSEEERWTIAREIAPGIGEAVSRVYRDSAATIGVLDDLGIPIPGAAARLLAHARIERLLAMIGEGCLDLGRFFALVEEVREAITEPDLAALGAAASRRIARALREAAARPDDPAPLEAISRIAGCAKVFPLSLSLWESQKICVGMRGHYAEMRERAGGGDGGAGRWAEAFRRAAACLGVRVT
- the glgP gene encoding alpha-glucan family phosphorylase, giving the protein MEYSIHDQFDHVPERLSGLVDLAYNLWWSWNAEARTLFKQLNNQAWKASVHNPVRMLREIPVEFLNRAAADPAYCHRYEIVMRRFRKYMSAAGTWFSEEYGERSPLPVAYFSAEYGLHHSLPIYAGGLGFLAGDHLKEASDLGFPMVAVGFLYSQGYLHQQVNSDGWQEDVTEPFDRDAAPVVPVLDADGEDLVVRVPHIDPPIYVAVRKVQVGRIPLYLLDTDIPCNDSGNRGISSRLYAGDREQRLRQEIVLGIGGRKVLHTLGIEYAAVHLNEGHPAFALLERIRERVERGMEFEEALREVRATSVFTTHTPVPAGHDVFSVDLIDRYFAPYYTALGIDRTRFLQLGVHPESPVSGFNMTAFALRASEHHNGVSRANGAVASDMWRCLWPGPEEAAAPIDYVTNGVHVPTWLNPRMKALYDRHIGPTSPDWLPEHDDPAIWELVDEIPDAELWELHLRLKAKLINRLRERERLRWTTRSGGAPNPAAGGGFLNPSVLTIGFARRFSTYKRAYLIFEDPERLKRILNNPWRPVQIIFAGKAHPADNEGKEVLRQIYRYTQDPAFGGRVAFIEDYNDQVARYLVHGVDVWLNNPLPPMEASGTSGMKASLNGVLNLSIMDGWWIEGYNGGNGWAFGETAADCEARDGVDAAAIYDLLENEVVPLYYDRSIDGIPHGWVTMMKESIKSNGPRFSSRRMVKEYVARYYPSLLKAAGAAYARTPATAKPRQSPAWNPQVREMEADDPFSP